A stretch of Aureispira sp. CCB-E DNA encodes these proteins:
- a CDS encoding GyrI-like domain-containing protein: MQQETIAPFQIIGIAVRTSNQENQAAKDIPALWNRFISENIMEKIPNRTGLEVYSIYTNYEGDHTQPYDTILGCKVSTLGEIPEGMIGQAFEGGKMAKFTSKGNLDDNIIYQTWLEIWNTDLDRKFTADFEIHGPKSMDRANAEVDILVAIHE, translated from the coding sequence ATGCAACAAGAAACAATTGCCCCTTTTCAAATTATTGGTATTGCTGTTCGCACAAGCAATCAAGAGAATCAAGCAGCCAAAGATATTCCTGCACTTTGGAATCGATTTATCTCTGAAAACATTATGGAGAAAATTCCCAATAGAACAGGATTAGAGGTTTATTCTATTTATACAAATTATGAAGGAGACCATACACAACCCTATGACACTATTTTGGGCTGCAAAGTAAGCACCTTGGGCGAAATTCCTGAAGGAATGATTGGGCAAGCATTTGAAGGTGGTAAAATGGCTAAATTTACATCCAAAGGAAATTTGGACGATAACATTATTTATCAGACATGGTTAGAGATTTGGAATACCGACTTAGATCGTAAATTTACAGCAGATTTTGAAATTCATGGACCAAAATCTATGGATCGAGCCAATGCAGAGGTTGATATTTTGGTAGCTATACATGAGTAG